One genomic segment of Epinephelus fuscoguttatus linkage group LG19, E.fuscoguttatus.final_Chr_v1 includes these proteins:
- the slc4a1a gene encoding solute carrier family 4 member 1a (Diego blood group) produces the protein MDNHFTFEGSDVSYEDNDSALPSPVRLTPPGQIYDLEGRMQEEENERAMEAFVIPNVSEAYLNLNTNATTRGDAQAYVELNELQGSTWQETGRWVGYEENFNPATGKWGPAHVSHLTFKSLIQLRKAMVTGAVILDVNASSLSAVAEKMVDELLNMNEIRLSDRDDLLRALLLRRSQSAGAEVGPTGDIEMQTFSVTKKRDTSDNMEASIVLSGVLDTLQKPVVAFVRLRDSVVMESSLESPVPVRFVFALVGPSQSGIDYSECGRAMGALMADWVFCLEAFLAQTDKDLTNAIADFMDCSIVIPPTEIQDKAMLDPIINFQRKMLTDRVRPLDSRLAFGDRVKVDKAPQEPREDPLVRTGYPFGGMVKDIKRRYRHYISDYTDALNPQVLAAIIFIYFAALSPAITFGGLLADKTDRMMGVSELMISTSIQGVIFCFIAAQPVLVIGFSGPLLVFEEAFYTFCKSQHIEYIVGRVWVGMWLIVIVVIIVAVEGSFLVRFISRFTQEIFSILISLIFIYETFSKLIKIFKAHPLILNYEHLNDTMDNPFHPVIMEHVEIHPDGNVTVHELEIERPYPNTALLSMCLMFGCFFIAYFLRMFKNGHYFPGPLRRLIGDFGVPIAIFVMIAVDISIEDAYTQKLVVPKGIQVSNPKARGWFINPMGHKQPFPIWMMAACCIPALLVFILIFLESQITTLIVSKPERKMVKGSGFHFDLLLLVTMGGISSIFGVPWLSAATVRSVTHANALTVMSKGPKPEIEKVIEQRISGILVAIMVGVSIFMEPILKMIPMTALFGIFLYMGITSLSGIQMWDRMLLLITPKKYHPPDAYATRVSTLRMHLFTLIQLVCLAVLWMVKISPFSLALPFVLILTVPLRMVMTGTLFSKFEMKCLDADDAKVTFEEEPGVDVYNESPLP, from the exons ATGGATAACCATTTCACTTTTGAG GGCAGTGACGTGTCCTATGAAGACAACGACTCAGCCCTCCCCTCTCCAGTGAGACT GACTCCACCAGGCCAGATCTATGACCTGGAGGGGAggatgcaggaggaggagaatgagCGAGCAATGGAGGCCTTTGTCATCCCCAATGTTTCAGAAG CTTATCTGAACCTTAACACCAACGCCACCACAAGAGGGGATGCTCAG GCCTATGTGGAGCTGAATGAGCTCCAGGGCAGCACCTGGCAGGAGACCGGCCGCTGGGTGGGCTACGAGGAGAACTTTAACCCTGCCACAGGAAAATGGGGTCCTGCTCATGTCTCCCATCTCACCTTCAAGAGCCTGATCCAGCTCCGCAAGGCCATGGTCACAG GTGCTGTCATCCTCGACGTGAATGCCAGCAGTCTGTCTGCTGTGGCTGAGAAGATGGTTGATGAGCTTCTGAACATGAATGAGATTCGCCTCTCTGATCGTGATGACTTGCTGAGAGCTCTGCTCTTAAGACGCAG TCAGTCTGCAGGAGCTGAGGTTGGTCCCACTGGAGACATTGAGATGCAGACTTTTTCTGTCACCAAGAAG AGAGACACCTCTGACAACATGGAGGCCTCAATTGTCCTCTCAG GTGTATTGGACACCCTGCAGAAACCAGTGGTGGCTTTTGTGAGGCTGAGGGACTCTGTTGTGATGGAGTCCTCACTGGAGTCTCCTGTCCCTGTTCGCTTCGTCTTTGCGCTGGTGGGGCCCAGCCAGAGCGGGATAGACTACAGTGAATGTGGCCGTGCCATGGGTGCTTTAATGGCTGACTGG GTGTTCTGTCTGGAGGCCTTCTTGGCTCAGACTGACAAGGATCTGACCAACGCCATCGCAGACTTCATGGACTGCAGCATCGTGATCCCTCCCACTGAGATCCAAGATAAGGCGATGCTTGACCCAATCATCAATTTCCAGAGGAAGATGCTGACTGACAGAGTCCGTCCCCTTGACAGCCGTCTTGCCTTTGGTGACAGGGTCAAAG TTGATAAAGCTCCACAGGAGCCCCGAGAGGACCCCCTGGTCCGCACAGGCTATCCCTTCGGTGGAATGGTGAAGGACATCAAGCGCCGTTACCGCCACTACATTAGTGACTACACAGATGCTCTGAACCCTCAGGTCCTCGCTGCCATCATCTTCATCTACTTCGCTGCCCTGTCCCCAGCCATCACTTTTGGAGGACTTCTAG CTGacaaaacagacagaatgaTGGGCGTGTCAGAGCTTATGATCTCCACCAGCATCCAGGGTGTCATCTTCTGTTTCATCGCCGCCCAGCCTGTCCTTGTCATCGGATTCTCCGGACCACTGCTTGTGTTTGAGGAAGCTTTTTATACT TTCTGCAAGTCCCAGCACATTGAGTACATTGTAGGCCGTGTCTGGGTGGGGATGTGGCTGATAGTGATCGTGGTCATCATTGTGGCTGTGGAAGGCAGTTTCCTGGTCAGATTCATCTCCCGCTTCACTCAGGAAATCTTCTCCATCCTCATCTCTCTCATCTTCATCTATGAGACCTTCAGTAAACTTATCAAG ATCTTCAAAGCTCACCCTCTGATTCTGAACTACGAACATCTGAACGACACAATGGACAACCCTTTCCACCCAGTCATTATGGAGCATGTGGAGATACATCCCGATGGCAACGTAACCGTTCATGAGCTGGAGATTGAAAGGCCCTACCCCAACACTGCCCTGCTGTCTATGTGCTTGATGTTTGGTTGCTTCTTCATTGCGTACTTCCTCCGCATGTTCAAGAATGGTCATTACTTCCCCGGCCCA CTCCGTCGTTTGATTGGAGATTTCGGTGTCCCCATTGCTATTTTCGTCATGATCGCTGTGGATATCAGCATTGAGGATGCTTACACTCAG AAACTAGTTGTGCCAAAAGGCATTCAGGTGAGCAACCCCAAAGCCAGAGGCTGGTTCATCAACCCCATGGGACATAAACAGCCTTTCCCCATCTGGATGATGGCTGCCTGCTGTATACCAGCATTGCTTGTCTTCATTCTTATCTTCCTGGAGTCACAGATTACTAC GCTGATTGTAAGCAAACCTGAAAGGAAGATGGTGAAAGGATCCGGTTTCCATTTTGATCTTCTCCTCCTGGTCACCATGGGGGGCATCTCCTCTATCTTTGGAGTGCCCTGGCTTAGTGCTGCCACTGTGCGATCTGTCACCCACGCCAACGCACTCACTGTCATGAGCAAAGGCCCCAAACCAGAGATTGAGAAGGTGATAGAGCAGAGGATCAGTGGCATCCTTGTGGCCATCATGGTTG GTGTTTCTATTTTCATGGAACCTATTCTGAAGATGATTCCGATGACAGCCTTGTTCGGCATCTTCCTCTACATGGGTATCACTTCTCTGAGTGGAATCCAGATGTGGGACAGGATGCTTCTGTTGATTACACCAAAGAAATACCATCCCCCTGATGCCTACGCTACCAGG GTGAGCACGTTGCGGATGCATCTCTTCACTCTGATCCAGCTCGTGTGCCTGGCTGTCCTGTGGATGGTGAAGATTAGTCCCTTCTCCCTGGCGCTGCCTTTTGTTCTCATTCTCACCGTCCCTCTACGCATGGTCATGACTGGCACACTCTTCTCTAAGTTTGAGATGAAATGC CTGGACGCAGATGATGCCAAAGTGACGTTTGAGGAGGAACCTGGGGTAGATGTGTACAATGAGTCCCCTCTGCCATAA
- the LOC125880207 gene encoding migration and invasion enhancer 1-like, with amino-acid sequence MCKPRPSAWLCVTKAANTVNHTQLCATMADTGEKTKTPTKGVKIVVEYCGKUGYEPRYRELQSGVKEEFPDADVSGFVGRQSSFEVVINGQLIFSKLETGGFPYEDDILNAVQDAYNGKPPNKITKSRVPCVIM; translated from the exons ATGTGTAAACCCCGCCCCTCCGCCTGGCTCTGTGTTACAAAAGCAGCGAACACAGTAAATCACACACAGCTCTGCGCAACCATGGCTGACACCggtgaaaagacaaaaacacctACGAAGGGGGTGAAAATTGTAGTCGAATACTG CGGTAAATGAGGGTATGAACCCCGCTATCGGGAGCTCCAATCGGGTGTCAAGGAGGAGTTTCCTGATGCGGATGTGTCAGGCTTCGTGGGAAGACAGA GCAGCTTTGAGGTTGTCATCAACGGTCAGCTGATCTTCTCCAAGCTTGAGACAGGAGGGTTCCCAtatgaagatgat ATCTTAAATGCAGTCCAGGACGCCTACAATGGCAAACCACCGAATAAGATCACCAAAAGCCGTGTACCCTGTGTCATCATGTAA